The following are from one region of the Channa argus isolate prfri chromosome 6, Channa argus male v1.0, whole genome shotgun sequence genome:
- the cdon gene encoding cell adhesion molecule-related/down-regulated by oncogenes isoform X4 — MDSGLRVLLSTVLCLSQSLLISCSSQYPSFRSEPSSLVQNQGSVARLHCLVSPPSAVVSWRFEGLPLDRGTLPGVELSGSSLTISSLKHSHVGLYQCVARLDHGPAVASRLARVAIAEISEYEDGRRRSLSVQEGSTVLIECPLPHSIPPALPRLRVRGEWIETSTDDYLVLPSGNLQIISVSAQHQGMYKCGAFNPVTGDTVMQPHGTKLSVKHSASSSSVRIVYPTAPVAVSVQQAQPLTLECVISGSPAPAAKWFKNTKEVAPRPPHRRQHNNLVFSAVTRSDEGRYTCAAETEQGTVVSASYTVTVLEPVSIVEGLNNQLVSPGFSAHFACTARGSPNPNITWLFNADPITPSQRFHNSGFSLVITDVTPQDEGVYQCVLDNGIGSAQSYGILTTQSEPQLDSTAIVLLEASPSLHTMQSDEGHDRSLAEDEVDTIAERSGDRPTPEAPIIISPPQTHKPDVYDLEWRAGRDGGSPINAYFVKYRKVDEMGTVVGSWHTVRVPGSEKTLRLSELEPSSLYEVLMVARSSAGEGQPAMLTFRTGKEKSVSSSKNPSKPPVIPMPPKVAEDKSVNTHFGVVIHDRVPEAPDRPTISMATESSVYVTWIPRANGGSPITAFRVEYRRGRSAEWVVAADNISPLKLSVEVRSLEPGSTYKFRVVALNMYGESPHSIPSKPYQVPHASPRMADRPVVGPHISSTDAISDTQIMLRWTYSPTSNNNTPIQGFYIYYRPTDSDNDSDYKRDVVDGVKHWHMIGHLQAETSYDIKMQCFNDGGESEYSNVMICETKARQSPGSPSQHPITPPDPHTNEPQSPPGGLLYLIVGCILGVMVLILLAFIAMCLWRNRQQNNMHKCNPPSYLCQPADMNGHVLEYTTLPGTSHINGGIHGGYGHNGPMLPQGCHHLHHKHPNGLALLNGSSGLFSHGRDGSLPHSTRDCEHSHPHHHHNGGGLYTALPQTESSDCMSCQNLCNNNRCYNKANGTFSSGTLPLMHHVAPCQQDSLEMVPLGQVSSQRHGPGGQMHSGDQGANTGYQPDEHKESSPSQHSRCLVGNNENCPADTAEEEPECVDTEGPVVCWVTLGLPDLDCDEKPGWISTSSLAGELIQPGPQEV, encoded by the exons ATGGACAGTGGCCTAAGGGTCCTCCTGTCCACTGTGCTGTGTCTCAGCCAGTCTCTGCTAATCAGCTGCTCAT CTCAATATCCCTCTTTCCGCTCTGAGCCTTCCTCCTTGGTTCAAAATCAAGGCTCTGTTGCTCGTCTGCACTGCTTAGTAAGCCCACCATCAGCTGTTGTTTCCTGGCGCTTCGAAGGCCTGCCACTGGACCGCGGCACCCTGCCCGGCGTGGAGCTCAGCGGATCCTCGCTCACCATCTCCTCCCTTAAGCACAGCCACGTTGGCCTCTATCAGTGTGTGGCACGCTTGGACCATGGGCCGGCTGTCGCCAGCCGCCTTGCACGCGTGGCCATAGCAG AAATATCCGAATATGAAGACGGGAGACGGCGATCGTTATCAGTGCAGGAAGGCAGCACTGTTCTCATAGAGTGTCCCCTACCACACAGCATCCCCCCAGCACTTCCTAGACTGAGGGTACGAGGGGAATGGATAGAAACATCAACGG ATGACTATTTAGTTCTTCCTTCTGGAAACCTCCAGATTATCTCTGTTTCAGCCCAGCACCAGGGCATGTATAAATGTGGTGCCTTCAACCCTGTTACTGGTGACACGGTCATGCAGCCTCATGGCACTAAGCTGTCAGTCAAAC ATTCAGCCTCTTCGTCGTCAGTGCGGATAGTTTATCCCACTGCTCCAGTGGCGGTTTCGGTGCAGCAGGCACAGCCGCTGACGCTGGAGTGTGTCATCTCTGGTAGTCCCGCACCGGCCGCCAAATGGTTTAAGAACACCAAGGAGGTCGCACCAAGGCCTCCTCACCGACGACAGCACAACAACCTGGTTTTTAGTGCGGTGACGAGAAGTGATGAGGGCAGATACACCTGTGCCGCTGAGACGGAGCAGGGGACTGTGGTCAGCGCTTCCTATACTGTGACTGTTCTCG aGCCTGTGTCCATCGTAGAGGGCCTGAACAACCAGCTCGTGTCTCCTGGCTTCTCTGCTCACTTTGCCTGTACAGCGAGAGGAAGCCCTAACCCAAACATCACCTGGCTCTTCAATGCTGACCCCATCACCCCATCCCAGCGCTTTCACAACTCTGGCTTCTCGCTTGTCATTACAGACGTGACACCGCAGGATGAGGGAGTGTATCAGTGTGTGCTGGACAATGGGATTGGCTCGGCACAGTCATATGGGATTCTTACCACACAATCAG AGCCACAGTTGGACTCCACTGCCATTGTGCTGCTTGAAGCTTCCCCCTCACTCCACACCATGCAGAGCGACGAGGGCCACGACCGCTCCCTTGCCGAAGACGAAGTCGACACGATCGCTGAAAGAAGCGGCGACCGTCCCACCCCGGAGGCGCCGATCATCATCAGCCCACCACAGACGCACAAGCCCGACGTGTATGACCTGGAGTGGAGGGCCGGCCGTGACGGCGGCAGCCCGATCAACGCCTATTTTGTCAAATATCGTAAG gtTGATGAAATGGGAACAGTCGTGGGGAGCTGGCATACAGTCCGTGTCCCTGGCAGTGAGAAGACCTTGCGGCTGTCAGAGCTGGAGCCCTCCAGTCTCTACGAGGTGCTGATGGTTGCTCGGAGTTCAGCGGGCGAGGGCCAGCCAGCCATGCTCACCTTCCGCACCGGAAAGG aGAAGAGCGTCTCCTCCAGCAAGAATCCATCCAAACCTCCCGTCATCCCGATGCCCCCCAAAGTGGCGGAGGACAAAAGCGTCAACACACACTTTGGAGTCGTTATCCATGACAGAG TACCGGAGGCCCCCGATCGCCCGACTATCTCCATGGCGACTGAAAGTTCAGTGTATGTCACCTGGATTCCGAGAGCCAACGGGGGCTCTCCGATCACGGCTTTCCGCGTGGAGTACAGACGCGGACGCAGCGCAGAGTGGGTCGTGGCTGCAGATAACATCTCGCCTCTCAAACTGTCGGTGGAAGTTCGCAGTCTGGAGCCTG GTTCCACCTACAAGTTTCGTGTTGTGGCCTTGAATATGTACGGAGAGAGTCCCCACAGCATTCCCTCTAAGCCGTACCAGGTGCCGCACGCCAGTCCACGCATGGCAGACCGCCCTGTGGTCGGACCTCACATCTCATCCACCGACGCCATCAGCGATACGCAGATCATGCTGCGCTGGACT TATAGTCCCACGAGTAACAACAACACACCAATCCAAGGTTTCTACATCTACTACCGGCCCACAGACAGCGACAATGACAGCGACTACAAAAGGGATGTGGTTGACG GTGTAAAACACTGGCACATGATTGGACATCTCCAGGCTGAGACCTCCTACGATATCAAGATGCAGTGCTTTAATGACGGGGGAGAGAGTGAATACAGCAACGTCATGATCTGCGAGACTAAAG CACGGCAGTCTCCAGGATCGCCCAGCCAACACCCCATCACCCCACCTGACCCCCACACAAATGAGCCACAAAGCCCACCCGGAGGACTGCTCTACTTGATTGTGGGTTGCATCTTGGGAGTGATGGTGCTCATCCTGCTGGCTTTCATTGCCATGTGTCTGTGGAGGAATCGGCAGCAGAACAACATGCACA AATGTAACCCTCCCAGCTACCTGTGCCAACCAGCAGACATGAACGGCCACGTTCTGGAGTACACCACGCTGCCCGGAACGAGCCACATCAACGGGGGCATCCACGGGGGGTACGGACACAATGGCCCCATGTTACCCCAGGGGTGTCATCACCTCCACCACAAACACCCCAACGGCTTGGCGCTGCTCAACGGCTCCAGCGGCCTGTTCTCGCACGGCCGCGACGGCAGCCTGCCCCACAGCACGCGGGACTGCGAGCACTCACACCCTCACCACCACCATAAC GGTGGAGGCCTGTACACAGCTCTACCACAAACGGAGTCCTCTGACTGTATGAGCTGTCAGAACCTGTGCAACAACAACAG ATGTTACAACAAGGCCAATGGCACTTTTTCCAGCGGAACTTTGCCCCTAATGCATCACGTGGCGCCTTGCCAGCAGGACAGCCTGGAGATGGTGCCTCTGGGCCAGGTTTCGTCGCAGCGCCACGGCCCTGGCGGCCAAATGCACTCTGGCGACCAGGGGGCGAACACGGGCTACCAGCCAGACGAGCATAAGGAGTCTTCGCCCTCACAGCATTCCCGCTGTCTGGTCGGGAACAATGAGAACTGTCCAGCAGACACTG CTGAGGAGGAGCCGGAGTGCGTGGACACAGAGGGGCCTGTGGTGTGCTGGGTGACTCTCGGCCTGCCGGACTTGGACTGTGACGAAAAGCCTGGGTGGATCTCCACTAGCAGCCTAGCGGGAGAGCTGATCCAGCCTGGCCCACAGGAGGTCTGA